The genome window CGTGAACTTCTACAAAGTATTAAGGAAATTATACTAACCTGTGCAGGGACAGTCTTGAATAATGGGAGAAGACGCTTTCTGCAATACTGGTTGAATAAAAGAGTAAAGATGATAAGAGGTACAGTGAAGCCCGCAGCCACTGGGGATTCTTTCAGGCCAAATACACCAAGACATATGATCTGGGTGAGGACTATAGAGAATATTGTTGTATTGTGCGCAATTGGCCAATATAGACCGCCTGTGTCGTATTTTGTGCAGTAAACATTGAGgaactgaaaaagaaaaaagaaattgcaaacTCATAAGATCAAAGGAGCACAAGACAGATTTTACTAAATTTTGTTCTGTAAAAATTATTTCACTAACAAGGAAAcaaacaatttgaattattcttcactccaaattaaataACAAGAATAATATTTAGCTACTAGGAAGTTCTTTTCTTGCGAGGCCGAGGTAGATACAAGTTACATAGAGAATATCATAAGCATAGAGGTCATGAAAGTATATCCAAAACATTGGTTGCATTTTCACCTAAAATATGGATGTCGAATTTATGTCATTGTCAAATTTCCAGGTTTACTTGTTATAAAACAACACATGTTAGACAGCATGATCGCTTAAATTTTACATATTCTCCTGACAGTAGTCATTATTATGCATAAACTGTGCATCTAGACTTCCCCGCAGAATTTCATCCCTAGTTTCTCACCTGGTTGCGATACACGACGTAGCTGAGAAAGAAGTACAGCAGTAAAAAGGGCAAGATTAGAGGTGCTAGTACAGAGCATGTGAAGCCCAATAGTCCAAACAACAGAACTTTTGGCACTTCAGTGTGATAGGGAAATGAGAAAACAAAATCACTATCTTCTTTCATTCTCAGAATATATCTTCTTATAAAGTTCCATGTGAGACCAAAGAGTTGCATAAGTTCTGATGATAGACTAGCCCATCCTGAAGTCAGAACATAGGTGGTAAAGAAGGTAGCCTGAAATGGAAATAAAGTCTTTAGAAAGTTGCAATGAACTATTGAATAAAACtcaataaaaacaaataatgTGCATgtataaatgataaaaatatgtcATCTTTTTGCCTCCTTATAGCCAAAATAAACAAACATGTGATTCACCTGTACAGGTACTGCTCTAGCAAGCTGCATAGGAATGTCCTTTGGGCTCGATAAAGCATTCAGCTGGCTAATTGCTGAACCTGATAAGACATTGACAAAGAAGACATTCCAAATGGTGAAGTATAATACTTTACAGCAGGCACTTCTCTTCCTTTCACTGTGAGaaataggtccctctaaagtAGAAAAAAGCATCATGGTTGGGGGAAcagtatataaaaatatttgcaagatGACACTGGGAAGGTATCCAGTTATTAGCTGGGTCATGTATTTCCTGCAAGCAAAATTATAGTCAATATTAAGTTGCTATAATGATAAATAAAAGACTACAGTGCAATGCAGAGTAGAAGGCTAGAAGCGACTATCATCTCATAGAAATGATTTGCTTAGTTACTTTCTCCCAATTTCACTAGTAACTCAAATATACCCATCAGTTTGAAACACAGCCACTATTACAATGTTATCTCAGGTTCTCAACATAGATGAATCTAACTGATAAAATGATAAATTAAGTCACTCTTAATATGATGCACACTGTATACTAATAAAAGTCAAGAGAACAACGTATATAATATGAGGTGAGTTGTATGTATTTATAATACCTACTTTTTTAATATCCCTCTCAAGAAAGGGAGCCTTTGCTGCAGCTGCTCCAGCTGAGTTAAACCTTGTATAAATGTCACCGGTATAAGAAATACGAACATAAAAACAATAGATCCCAGAAGTGTAGCTATGTGGCGAATCCAGAGTTGCTTGTATGGTAACCAAAGATTAGACCAATATATGTCATCACGTTCTGGAGCCAGACTAGTGACCCATCTCATAGGGTTGGATGTCTGAAGAACTTCTGCTACAATTAATGCTGCATACCGAGTTTTGAAAAATACAAAAGCAGAACCACATTCCTGTGTTCAAGTCCCCCACAATTAAATTACTAATTTAGAGCAATTTAGAGAGAATAGTAAAAATGAAACATAATTTGTTGCTAGTTTGAACTCATCAGGTACGCTCAAGCTTGAATCACTCACATCAGGCTTTTCGCCCTCTTGCTCAAATTCAATGGGCAACAACTGGAACGAATTAGAAGACGCTCCACAAAAACAACATCGATATGTAACTGATTTGCATCTCTGATCAACTGTGGTAGCCTTGAAATGTTTGGACTTCCTGTAAGCCTTCTTTGCACTAGACTGTAAACATATATGAGTATAATTACTACTGCAGACAGGAACATAAGGTGCAGTGGCGGTATTTATTAAAAGATCTGAAGATATTCCCCTTCCAGAACAAGGGACTGACATATCACAGAGGAGATGAGTGACCATAAATCATAATAAACTTCATTTGTCACACATCATATGCTACAGCATCTGCCACATGAATACTAAATTTGAGTTTTATCCATTTGAACTAGCCATCAAAAGACAATACTAGCTACTATTACAATTGTAAGCCTGTTAGGAGCATATTCTGAATTAGAGCATAAAATCACTTGGGAAAAGGGCAAACTGCCCAGTAGCATTACAAGGATGCTCAAGAGCTTAGCTGGAGTCCTGAAAGTTATGTTGTTTCCTATGTTAGAAGATGCTAAAGGGTGGTGCATGAATGTGATAGACAGGCTAACAGAAATATGCATAGAACCATAGATGCTCCTGTCTAAATTACACTAAACTTTTTTATTGGCCAGTGGCCAACTGGTTAGAAAAAGCTCTCAGCGTTGCTCTagaaaacaaaagaataaaCAAGTTGGGAAATAATATTGGTGTCTCACTGAAAAGTTGCCATATGTCTGCACATGTCAATCTCAATATATGTTGTTTTCCAATTTGCAATCTTTGCAGTGTTGCTGAGCTGATTCAAGAAAACACACAGGGGGCTCTGTGCCTTTGTTTTAAGGATAATGAAGCTTTAAACCCACAATACAACTACCACAACCTTGAGCTCTACCACTGAGAAACATAGGCAGCCCCATATTACACATCAGTGGTTATGTACCGATTGGATAAGCAATATTAAGTCAGCAGATCCTAAATTTGCTTTATTATGATGCAGCGTATAGATAGATTATCTTTAGTCGACTACCATGCCCATAACTAACAACTTACATCAGGAATTCAGGACTCTCTACAGCAGCAGCATTACATTTCtttaaacaagaaaagaaatttGGTAAATTTACATGATACATGACAATTCGTATTGCTTACCACTATCTTCTGAAGTTTTCCAACTTTGTAAACAACTTGATGAGATAGGTAACTTGATGCATGATACTTGGTAAAGAAACTCTCAACAGTGCTGCTGAATGATTCTTCACTTGATTTCGGTATTCCGCGAACAAGGACACTAAAATGGCTAGGATTGCTTGTTGCTCGAGAAACATGACATAACCTCAGCCTAGCAATATGCTTGTACTCCTAAAGAGGCAACACAGAATAATATAAATTCCTAAACATAAGGCAATGAAACAATATTAtgtactccctctggttgcaaatgtaagtcgttttagccttctcaactattctctaaatataagtcattctcgaacttctatgcattttttcctcttttgttcccgtcttactcttgtttaataaatgctaccactctcacaattgaatgagttatcttttccaatgcagaataaataaagagtaacaaggtcatttgatctactttctaatccttgtgcacaagtttaaaacgacctacatttgcaatcggagggagtaattTTCAAAGGCAAACTACCTGATCTTACCAAGTATAGAAGAAGGCTAGCTACTGCAGATATGATGTACAGTACAACGCAATGGACCCAGAGCCTGCGGATATAACCAGCATGTAAACAAAATCCAAGAATATgtataattttctaaaaaaagattCGTCGATAATTAAGTCATCAGTACAAACTAGAAACTATGAAAACTGAAATAGTTAGCTTAGATCATAGGTAACTACTAACAACAATAGGAAGTATAAAATCAGTTATCAACAGAAGATAAAATGTCTAAGATGTCATAGTAAACTACCGAAGTTAGCCacctcataagaaagagaggtTCTATACTCACCATCTTGATCTCTCTTGCACATTTCCTATTGTAAACGTCTCTAATGATGCTTTAGGAATCCGTACATGATGCATATCTTGTCCAAAATAATTCAGTGGAAGGACTCCGAATACACAAAGAATGGCAGCTAAGGAGAAGATGCGCATGCTGTAGAAAATAAAGTACATCAGCGTGTCGTATTGTATATTgggactaaaaaaattataaaactacagGAACTCAATAAGCAAAACAGGACCAGGCGGCAACATATCAAAAAGGTTTTGCTATGCTTACCAAGGCCAcaagtttccttttcttttaagtTTGAATTACACGTAAACGTTTAGAGATTCGGTTATGAGAAAAATAACCCACATCCAGCAACACAGACAAAAAAGTGCTTGTGTCATAGAAGTAATTAAGTAGAGTAAATAGCAAAAGACATCCTTGGAGTAGTAGCAGAGTCTATCAAGTTACATTTTAATCTAACAGGTCTTCAATATTGTTAATTCTGTCACCTGAACCTGTCCGTGCGTTAGGATATCGGGCAATCGTCACAAATGTGAAAATGTTATGTAAGGTCTAGCCCTAGGTGGCACACCACATAGGCAAACCATGTGAGAGCACATATGAGATTAAACTTTTTTATTATGCTTGTACATGACAAATTTTCCCTgaactgttttgttttatttAATTTCCCAAAGTTAAGTTGGTTTGttacttttttttccaaataacTTTATTTCCATGAAAATTGCCAGTTTTGTGGTGGGAAGTCATGTGACTCACAATTAGAGGCGAGAAGGCCTGCACTTTAAAAGccacattagtgacatgtcattCTCGAAATAGAATGAAGAACTATCTAGACAAAAATACAAGTTGACATACTCGAGTGACACAAGCACAAACAACTTTAAAAATCTCTGCAGCAACTTTTAACAGTGATCAGAAAAATTACTGAAGAAGCACAATATGTTAAAGTAAAGATGTATGTACCTAAATACTAGAATTCTATTGAAAACAACAGCATCCAACCCAGCAGTAGCTAAGATTTCATCCTCTGTGCACCGCAgacttttcacaatccagctagTGGATGGAACAAATCTCTCCAAGATAAAAGCCTCACGGAGCCGGTTGTGCTCCTCAGCAATCCTTCTCCCAAAATAGACCTTAACATTCTGTGGCTGCTTCCTTAGAATGGAATACAGTGACAAAAAAAGTACACAGAGACCAATGTTAATTCCAGCGGAGGTCAGGAGACCACCAACGTTCATCTCTTTCTAAAACAAGTATGTGAGATCCAACAATCCTTTTGTCATCCAAGTATAAAAGACTTCATGGTTATGTTAGTGCCTGCAGGAAAGAAATGAAAGTTGAAATTTAACGTATACAAGTCTTATGTGAAATCACATTTTTCTCACGTGCACCAAACAAATCAACACATAAGCATGTACTAAAAAACTAGAAACGGTACTATATATCTTCGACTCTTCCATTGGTGTATTAATCCCTAAGTTTCACAACATTTGTCTATCCTCTTTAGAAGTGttgtttcaaaatatttatccatcatCTTGGGAAGAGtcattttaaaaattcattgaGAGAAACAAGAGTGTAGTTGTTGCAATGTTTCCACTCTCTACTCCTACTTTAAAGATGTGAAAAAGTTTAAGTGATTGTAGCATGTTACTTAATAGGAGCACTTATGGTCATTTCTCATTGATTTTTTCGATTGAGTTCTCTGTTGCCAGTGCATATGGTGGCCTAAGATAAAGTCACATGAGTGTTTTAAAAGGAGCCGTTCAATGTAGAAGTTATTGAGAGGTGGCTAACAGGAGACTGGTAGGATCAATTGTTAATGAATTGAAACTAATAAGagataaaatatttatttgtaCTCCACCAGGAGGAAAAAAAGTAACAAATCTTAAAGCAAAATAGCTGAAGCAGGGGCATATTTGTGCCAGAAAAAAGAATCAGCAAAATCTGGGTATCAACGTCCCAAATATCAATAGTTCAAACTCCCGACTAGATCCAATCTAAAATCAAGCCCCAAAAGATGCCAGATAATTAGGGTATCAGTGTTACTGCACTGGGAGGCTCATTGCCCTTTTCTTGTCATCATGTTTTCCCTCCCTTATTGGTTACAAAATGTAGATCACACCTCATGTATTAAATGCATAATGTAGACCTCTCtctttgagagagagagaaggataTGAATGCAAGATGGAATCACAAGTAGAGCAAAAGTGCTTAATTAAACAAACCCTGCACTTAGATATAGAAGAAGTTGACTGCCGCATAAAAAAATACGAAATGGAACATCTGACAAATCTCACATGAGACACGAATAATCTgagagggggggagggggcagAACCGGCCGTTGTTGGTCTGTCACAAAGAGGACAGAAAAAACACTCAAGTTCAGTAGCACCGGGAAGTTGTAACATTTGAACCTGCACAGCCCCTTAAGTACTTCAGAAATTGACATTATCCGTTCAGCATCTAAACCGGTTACTTTTGTTTGTCTCCAATATTGAGT of Phragmites australis chromosome 3, lpPhrAust1.1, whole genome shotgun sequence contains these proteins:
- the LOC133913026 gene encoding CSC1-like protein RXW8 isoform X2, which encodes MNVGGLLTSAGINIGLCVLFLSLYSILRKQPQNVKVYFGRRIAEEHNRLREAFILERFVPSTSWIVKSLRCTEDEILATAGLDAVVFNRILVFRLWVHCVVLYIISAVASLLLYLEYKHIARLRLCHVSRATSNPSHFSVLVRGIPKSSEESFSSTVESFFTKYHASSYLSHQVVYKVGKLQKIVSSAKKAYRKSKHFKATTVDQRCKSVTYRCCFCGASSNSFQLLPIEFEQEGEKPDECGSAFVFFKTRYAALIVAEVLQTSNPMRWVTSLAPERDDIYWSNLWLPYKQLWIRHIATLLGSIVFMFVFLIPVTFIQGLTQLEQLQQRLPFLRGILKKKYMTQLITGYLPSVILQIFLYTVPPTMMLFSTLEGPISHSERKRSACCKVLYFTIWNVFFVNVLSGSAISQLNALSSPKDIPMQLARAVPVQATFFTTYVLTSGWASLSSELMQLFGLTWNFIRRYILRMKEDSDFVFSFPYHTEVPKVLLFGLLGFTCSVLAPLILPFLLLYFFLSYVVYRNQFLNVYCTKYDTGGLYWPIAHNTTIFSIVLTQIICLGVFGLKESPVAAGFTVPLIIFTLLFNQYCRKRLLPLFKTVPAQNLIDMDTEDQQAGRMEDLHQRLHSAYFQSPDTDDIPLEGVHTVGRNADGSGTSGESSSKESADEARSDLSHPTLDGLPVSQLRNAVRSLTFIMRLQKRGLSE
- the LOC133913026 gene encoding CSC1-like protein RXW8 isoform X1 translates to MNVGGLLTSAGINIGLCVLFLSLYSILRKQPQNVKVYFGRRIAEEHNRLREAFILERFVPSTSWIVKSLRCTEDEILATAGLDAVVFNRILVFSMRIFSLAAILCVFGVLPLNYFGQDMHHVRIPKASLETFTIGNVQERSRWLWVHCVVLYIISAVASLLLYLEYKHIARLRLCHVSRATSNPSHFSVLVRGIPKSSEESFSSTVESFFTKYHASSYLSHQVVYKVGKLQKIVSSAKKAYRKSKHFKATTVDQRCKSVTYRCCFCGASSNSFQLLPIEFEQEGEKPDECGSAFVFFKTRYAALIVAEVLQTSNPMRWVTSLAPERDDIYWSNLWLPYKQLWIRHIATLLGSIVFMFVFLIPVTFIQGLTQLEQLQQRLPFLRGILKKKYMTQLITGYLPSVILQIFLYTVPPTMMLFSTLEGPISHSERKRSACCKVLYFTIWNVFFVNVLSGSAISQLNALSSPKDIPMQLARAVPVQATFFTTYVLTSGWASLSSELMQLFGLTWNFIRRYILRMKEDSDFVFSFPYHTEVPKVLLFGLLGFTCSVLAPLILPFLLLYFFLSYVVYRNQFLNVYCTKYDTGGLYWPIAHNTTIFSIVLTQIICLGVFGLKESPVAAGFTVPLIIFTLLFNQYCRKRLLPLFKTVPAQNLIDMDTEDQQAGRMEDLHQRLHSAYFQSPDTDDIPLEGVHTVGRNADGSGTSGESSSKESADEARSDLSHPTLDGLPVSQLRNAVRSLTFIMRLQKRGLSE